A window from Acropora palmata chromosome 14, jaAcrPala1.3, whole genome shotgun sequence encodes these proteins:
- the LOC141866880 gene encoding uncharacterized protein LOC141866880, producing the protein MEISTSISLHLPGSKRRLYTERIKKDKPQRSSSLNSLGVPNGKLYNHYLRRNTVPQTNIPTIVIHSAKDDFDALEDLNNNFIYDEGFLHPSYVLDAAVASNDSRLLHGILSTGNVVLNTLNASGGTAMHEAAYQGKIDCLEVFLKFGAQVNSRDKEGWTPLHAAVCGGDVRAVIFLIKNGANLNAFTNDGLTPLDIAEDAKDRKTAQALSVLSKRFGV; encoded by the coding sequence ATGGAAATTTCGACGAgtatttctcttcatttgCCCGGCAGCAAGCGGAGGCTGTACACAGAGAGAATAAAGAAGGACAAGCCGCAGAGATCGAGCTCGTTGAACAGTCTTGGGGTTCCAAATGGAAAACTTTACAATCATTATTTGAGGAGAAACACGGTTCCTCAAACCAATATACCTACGATTGTCATCCATTCCGCAAAAGACGACTTCGACGCTTTGGAAGATCTCAACAATAACTTTATCTACGATGAAGGATTTTTACATCCCTCGTATGTATTGGATGCTGCCGTCGCCAGTAATGACTCCCGTTTACTTCACGGCATTCTGAGCACTGGAAACGTCGTTTTAAACACTTTAAACGCCAGTGGCGGTACGGCCATGCACGAAGCCGCGTATCAAGGCAAAATTGACTGTTTggaagtgtttttaaaattcGGCGCTCAAGTGAACAGCAGGGACAAAGAAGGTTGGACACCGCTCCACGCGGCTGTATGTGGGGGAGATGTCCGAGCGGTGATTTTTCTTATTAAGAACGGAGCCAATTTGAACGCTTTCACGAATGACGGTTTGACGCCTCTAGACATAGCCGAAGATGCCAAAGACAGAAAAACGGCACAAGCGCTTTCAGTTTTGTCCAAGAGGTTTGGAGTTTAA